A region from the Arachis ipaensis cultivar K30076 chromosome B01, Araip1.1, whole genome shotgun sequence genome encodes:
- the LOC107626103 gene encoding BTB/POZ domain-containing protein At5g66560, giving the protein MLSAEKASTKGQAWFCTTGLPSDIVVEVDDMTFHLHKFPLMSKSRKLHQLITQQEATHSSVARTQTKDEDDYDEDEIVEEQCHVTFTGFPGGSEAFETAAKFCYGVKIDLSPSNVASLRCAGEFLEMTEDYSEDNLVSKTERFLSQQVLKSLKDSVKTLKSCERIVPMAENLGITQRCIDAVVSRASSSDPTLFGWPVSDGVGEAARGSVSKQVPRNGIDAVAGGRRKGGSGGGGADSWFEDLAVLCLPLFKRLIVAMRSANLTPEIIESCVMFYAKRHIPGVSRSSRKPVPSSLTEAEQKELLETVVSYLPLKRSSRLPSATATATRFLFRLLRTANILNASEACRDALEKKIGLQFEEATLDDLLIPSYSYLNETLYDVECVERILSHFLDGLEARIEAGEIDGGGEGSAARSPALMLVGKLFDGYLSEIASDANLKAEKFYNFAISLPDQARLLDDGLYRAIDVYLKAHPWLSESAREKICGLLDCQKLTLEACTHAAQNERLPLRAMVQVLFFEQLQLRHAVAGTLIAAEAAAVEPGRLSAAALEREGEEEEGVETLDLEDGGSQVQEERSTWRAAVRENQVLRLDMDSMRTRVHQLERECSSMKRVIENIDKAGPNGGGNGGGWRAALGRKFGCKFKTQVCDSHESTVVDARKGRHQQQQQHHPHHE; this is encoded by the exons atgttatcAGCAGAAAAGGCCAGCACAAAAGGACAAGCATG GTTCTGCACCACTGGATTGCCAAGCGACATTGTAGTAGAAGTGGATGACATGACCTTCCATCTTCACAAG TTCCCTTTGATGTCAAAAAGTCGAAAGCTACACCAACTTATAACCCAGCAAGAAGCAACTCATTCCTCTGTCGCCAGAACCCAAACAAAAGATGAGGACGACTACGATGAAGACGAAATAGTGGAAGAACAATGTCACGTGACTTTCACGGGGTTTCCTGGTGGCTCAGAGGCGTTCGAGACGGCGGCAAAATTCTGCTATGGCGTGAAGATCGACCTGTCCCCTTCCAATGTGGCTTCACTCCGTTGCGCTGGCGAGTTTCTCGAGATGACGGAGGATTACTCGGAGGATAACCTGGTGTCCAAGACGGAGAGGTTTCTCTCTCAGCAGGTGCTCAAGAGCCTCAAGGACTCCGTCAAAACCCTAAAATCATGCGAGAGAATCGTACCTATGGCGGAAAACCTCGGCATCACGCAGCGCTGCATCGACGCCGTGGTTTCAAGAGCATCATCTTCGGATCCCACGCTGTTTGGATGGCCGGTAAGCGACGGAGTTGGCGAAGCCGCTCGTGGATCCGTGTCCAAACAGGTTCCACGGAACGGAATCGATGCTGTAGCTGGTGGGAGAAGGAAAGGCGGTTCTGGTGGAGGTGGTGCGGATTCGTGGTTCGAGGATCTCGCGGTTCTTTGTTTGCCGTTGTTCAAGCGGTTGATTGTTGCGATGAGAAGCGCGAATCTGACTCCTGAGATTATTGAGAGCTGTGTTATGTTCTATGCGAAGAGACACATTCCCGGCGTTTCGAGATCGAGTCGGAAGCCGGTGCCATCATCGTTGACGGAGGCGGAGCAGAAGGAGCTTCTGGAAACGGTGGTCTCGTACCTTCCTTTGAAGAGGAGTTCGAGATTGCCGTCGGCGACGGCGACGGCGACGAGGTTCCTGTTCAGGTTGCTCCGAACGGCAAACATATTGAACGCTTCGGAGGCTTGCAGAGACGCGTTGGAGAAGAAGATAGGATTGCAGTTCGAAGAGGCCACACTCGATGACCTTCTCATACCGAGTTATTCGTACCTCAATGAAACGCTTTATGATGTGGAATGCGTAGAGAGGATCTTGAGTCACTTCTTGGATGGCTTGGAAGCGAGGATCGAAGCTGGAGAAATCGATGGTGGTGGTGAAGGCAGCGCCGCGAGGTCACCCGCGCTTATGCTTGTAGGAAAACTCTTCGACGGTTACCTTTCCGAGATAGCTTCGGACGCGAATCTCAAGGCTGAGAAATTCTACAACTTCGCGATCTCACTTCCGGATCAGGCCAGGCTATTGGACGACGGTCTCTACCGTGCCATTGATGTGTACCTCAAG GCACATCCATGGCTATCAGAATCGGCGAGGGAGAAGATTTGTGGATTGTTGGATTGCCAGAAACTCACACTCGAGGCGTGCACGCACGCGGCGCAGAACGAGAGACTCCCACTCCGAGCAATGGTTCAGGTGCTGTTCTTCGAGCAGCTTCAGCTACGGCACGCCGTCGCCGGAACACTGATAGCGGCGGAAGCGGCGGCAGTGGAGCCAGGGAGGCTCTCTGCGGCGGCGCTGGAGAGAGAAGGGGAAGAGGAAGAGGGAGTGGAAACGTTAGACTTAGAAGATGGGGGCTCACAGGTGCAGGAGGAGAGGAGTACGTGGCGGGCTGCTGTGAGGGAGAATCAGGTGCTGCGCCTCGACATGGATAGCATGAGGACGCGGGTGCATCAGCTAGAACGCGAGTGCTCCTCTATGAAGAGAGTGATCGAGAATATAGACAAGGCGGGCCCAAATGGAGGCGGAAATGGTGGTGGCTGGAGGGCGGCGCTGGGAAGGAAGTTCGGTTGCAAGTTCAAAACGCAGGTTTGCGATTCGCATGAGTCGACGGTGGTTGATGCACGCAAGGGACGCCACCAACAGCAGCAACAGCATCATCCCCATCATGAATAG